One genomic segment of Musa acuminata AAA Group cultivar baxijiao chromosome BXJ3-3, Cavendish_Baxijiao_AAA, whole genome shotgun sequence includes these proteins:
- the LOC135632595 gene encoding polyadenylate-binding protein-interacting protein 11-like produces the protein MTTVDMVESANGSVDQPGGPPLPLAPPESNLEIEGEVEAEAEAEAAPEAEAEAEAAPEVEAEAEAEAAPEVEVEAEAGVEQLREMVFRLNPFAEEFVPASLRNPPFRKKRSIEAEERRISLRPDAIGRTIFVSDVGRDVTEEHIAGLFSMCGRVIDCRICGDPHSALRFALVEFDNEYGANVALNFDGTILGFHPLAISHSKTAITPVNPSLLPQSAPERARCLRTVYVNNIDSQVTPAEITDLFVTYCGEVSRMKLLKDHANSSNMAFVEFVRVESAGKALSCSGMVLGDSPIR, from the exons ATGACGACTGTTGATATGGTGGAGAGCGCGAATGGCTCCGTCGACCAACCCGGCGGTCCCCCTCTGCCGCTAGCACCCCCGGAGTCAAACCTGGAGATAGAAGGTGAGGTAGAGGCGGAGGCGGAAGCGGAGGCAGcgccggaggcggaggcggaagcCGAGGCAGCGCCGGaggtggaggcggaggcggaggcggaggcagcgccggaggtggaggtggaggcggaGGCGGGCGTCGAGCAGCTGCGGGAAATGGTCTTTAGGTTGAACCCTTTTGCTGAAGAGTTTGTGCCGGCGTCATTAAGAAATCCGCCGTTTCGGAAG AAGAGGAGCATTGAAGCTGAAGAAAGGAGGATTTCGCTGAGGCCGGATGCCATCGGACGAACCATATTCGTGTCCGATGTCGGACGAGAT GTTACTGAAGAGCACATTGCTGGATTGTTCAGTATGTGTGGAAGG GTAATCGATTGCCGCATCTGTGGGGATCCCCATTCTGCACTTCGATTTgcactggtggagttcgataacgaGT ATGGTGCAAATGTAGCTCTCAATTTCGACGGGACGATTCTTGGATTTCATCCTCTCGCGATCTCGCACTCCAAGACTGCTATCACGCCTGTCAATCCTTCGTTGCTGCCTCAG TCTGCTCCTGAAAGGGCAAGGTGTCTGAGGACGGTGTATGTCAATAATATCGATAGCCAG GTTACACCGGCAGAAATAACGGATTTATTCGTGACATACTGTGGCGAG GTCTCTCGTATGAAGCTTCTGAAGGATCATGCCAATTCATCCAACATGGCGTTCGTTGAATTCGTTAGA GTGGAGAGTGCCGGCAAAGCTCTTTCTTGCAGCGGAATGGTACTCGGAGATTCTCCCATCAGGTAG